GGTTGCTTTATCCAAAGCATCGCTATCGATCTTGAACTCAGCTATGATATCCAACTGTGTTGCTGAATCGATATCTAGAGGAACAACAGATCCTGCCTGGATTCTCACTTGGTTAAATTCTTTGCCTTTCAACCTTAAACTATCTATTTCTTCCACTGGCCATTGAAGCAGATGAGTTCCGGTCTTCTTATCGAACAAAATCGTCCTCGGAATGCTCTGTTTAAGTTAAAATAGTTACATTATAAACATGTTCTGTAAATGAAGAAATCTGGGTTTTAATTGACGTTTAATTACCTGAACAGATGCCCATCCTTTTTTCACATCTGCTGCCTCACTATCGGATTCGCCAATCCAACCCCACAACACTCTTCTCTTCTTGTTTTGATCATAGAAAGTCTTGGCAGCATAGTATATCCCATAATCGTACCTTAATCCGATACCAACATCGATGTTGGGACGGTCTGGAATCCATGTACCATTGCGATCATTATAAGTCCCAATGGCATAGTAATCATGTCTGTCATCATCCAGACTTGCTTTCACCACATGCTTAATTCCATGTCCATTAATGGACGTCTCCAAGCCATTGTTTTCGGTTTCCGAAACAGGGAAGAAATCCACACATTCCCACATGCCAGTGCCAGGCACAGCATGAAGTAACCCATCTAACATCTCGTAGTTTATGAAGTCCTTAGTATCATACACCAAAGCTATGCCAGTTTTATTGATCTTGGACCCTATGGTGATCCGCCATTTGCCTTCGGAGGTTAACCAGGCGGTGGTCGGATCTCGGAAATCATTGGGACCGATGCCCGGTGGTGGGACCAGAACCGGGTTCCGAGGGTACTTGACCCAATGGACGAGGAGCGGATCGTATTGGTCGGCTGGATAAGCTAGGTTTTGAACTTGAACACCCTCGGTGGTGGACCCTGTATAAAGCATAACAATTTTACCATCATGGAGGATGGTTGCAGAACCTGTCCAGACACCATTTTTGTCGTACCACTGATCGGCAACCATTGCCAATGGGAGGTGAAGCCAATGGATCAAATCTTTGGATACAGCATGGCCCCAAACTATGTCGCCCCAAACGGGAGCGTTAGGGTTGTACTGATAGAAGAAATGATACCACCCCTTGTAGAATAATGGACCTGTTTTGTTTACCAATCatatgttaaaaaaatcataaattaatccattcttttataatttttctgttattttttttaatggaacATACCATTTGTATGAAATTACATCAAATTGTATCTACACAGATTATAAATATGTTGCAATAAAGGTAGAGGAGATCATGAAATAAATTTAAACCGTAATATATTATTACTGTAATTTATATTTgcttaagttaaatttgattaaaaatatactttttaaattttactaacAAGTTCATATTCATAAACCATTTAGCTATACTTATTTTaggtttattaatattattattttaaatttttaaaaagttattactaaaatataagagaatgacaaatcaaaatttttaaatttaaatttaactaaaaagttaaaaattatgaagaaaaatttaatttataattctcCTATTCAAAAAACTAAAAGAGCGTGAAATGATGTATATCATATATCAAAAGAAATAAAGATATCAGATAAAAGGGTGGGCCCCAGATGAGCAAAATAGAAATATGAATTATTGAGAATATTTTCGAATCTGGTTTTGACTAATAACCAGTATTTAATTTTCGAATTGATTGTCTAATCAATGAGATACTACCATTCAATCAATCAGTGGCAAAATAGCATAAAGTGGCtgctaactcaaaaaaaaaaaaaactcatttaacTCATATTCGAATTATGTAaggtttttatatatttaatgaatCATAGTTTTATcttattcataatttaaaatataaatattttaaaaaaataaaaaaatgtgataaaacataataattatagaGAGCTTACCATTAGGATCTGTAGCAGCACGAACCAGATTCCCACGTTAGAGCAGCAATGTAAAAACACCCAGCCATACCCccaaaaaataatgtaaaaatcaGCCTATATAACtagtaaaattaatatttaaaaataatctaTACTTTATATTAGTATCGACAAAATTTACGACAGTATCAaagaatttaaaaacaaaaaaagaagcaaTGCAACTATAATTTTCTTCCCTACCATTCATCCAATTCTTTTCAGGTTGAAAGTGAAAAGCTGTTCTTTGCCATGATAACATGCTATTGTTCCATGGATAGTCCGGTAAATCGCCGCCAAAAGCCCAGTTTGATTTCTCCGATACCCCGGCAGCCGGGCCACGTGAAACCGGCTTTAAATTCTCAGCCTTCTCGAAGGCCGTCGAAGCCAATGAACCACGTTCATTTTCATGCACGTCAACATAATCAACTGGCCCATTGTTTCTAATCAACAATGCAGCAAACAAGCCCAACGTTAACAAGCCGAAAAAGATCGAAACCACCACTTTGATGGGTCTCCGGCAGGTAGCCTGACCCGTCAGATTGGATGATCCATCGGAGCTGGAAACCGGAAGCAATGGATTGATATCCGCCATTGTTAAACGTAACTCGAAAAAGATAAGAGAATTAAGAGAAAAAGGCTTAACAAATGTGCTATGTTTTGGCCTCACTTCTCATTGCTATTATATGTATCGAAATGTTTGGATGAGCAAACGAGGTTTGTGGGGTCATTAATGTTCCTGAAATTTACCAAATAATTATGACGATTATTTTGTGGGAAACTGGatcaatatttatttaattatttataaacaaAACCGTAATTAAGATCATATTGTGTTATGCTAATGATCCTTGCAAATGTTGTCGACAAAGACAGATATTGTACAAGTCGAGTGTATGTTGTTTCAGATTTCCGTAGGTTAATAATCTATTCCGAcaggaaattttaatgatttggaTTTATGCTAATAATTGAGCATGATAGATGACGTGTATCAACAATAATgtagaaaaatattagtaaaagtTGCAATTTCTGAACTAATATGAATTTTATTGGTGTTGTTAGTAAGGGTGaacaaaattcgattcgattggaagaattcgataaaaaatttaaattttgaattaaataattcaagtaatttgagttaatcaagttattcggatcaactcgaataaaaaattaagtttttcggtttaactcgaatatgaattacacaatttgaattattcaaaaatttgaataagaaaaggcaaaactacgtcattttaataaatatttactcattaagttaaaaggcaaaactattatatttgtttatgttattaaataatcttgtacttcgcctactagttaaataatcggtccatgtaaatgcaacattgagtgtaaataataggattcgttaactcgactcgattcagtttaatttgaaaaaaattcaaattgagttcggttgctaaaataagattcatcaactcaactaactcaaaatttttcactcaactcgatcgaatactcacttTTAATTGTTACTGACAATAAGCTAGTGAGGTGGTTAGAAACTTTAATGGAAGCTGGTAATTAATCATTGGTGGACTGGACCAGTGAATTATTCCATTTATCAAATTAATACTATGTGACTAATTAATTGggttttattttagttataaaactaaatacttaattattttacaaaataataaatttatgttttatatatcatATGATATTAACAATGGTTTACTATAAATCATTTTATCATATTTGTACTATAATATAACTCGAATtgttaatactaaaataataataatttggtaTTGCAGTAATAATAACATGagaaaataatgatattttacatttgagttattattatttttattgtaattaattataatattaataaatttaaatattatttaaaaaaatattttttattttacaacatcatatctaaaattaattatccTCTTAAAGGCGCTTTTTGACAGCattggtaaattttttaaatgaatttttcaacATCAATGGTAAattagtcataaactataagtaAGTTTACATTTGGTCagttaactttaaaaaattacaaaatgatcatttaattatttaaaaattttaatttaagtcaCTGGActgttaatattattgttatatgaCTTTCTTTGTTCCACCACTTGTACTAATTAAAAGCCCTATTTCCTCTTCTCTTCTGTAGTTCAGTTTTTTTTCATAGAACAACTTTGGACCTCATGAATCTACGAACCAGAGTCCAAACAAAttttttctctaatctttgaCACTAATCATTAGATCAACTTGGCTCTAAggtatatttttttacttatttatggGTATTGATCTACAGTACTGATCATTGAATTGTCGCTTAGAACTTACTAtttaaactttataaaaaaataacaatccagtgacttaaataaaaaatttcgaaTAGTTcgatgattattttataatttttaaaattaaatgatcaaaacgtataatttacctttaatttaataaaaaaagttccCATCGATTAAACTAACTAAATctgagaataaaaagaaaattgatgGATTAACTCTAATAGCACGTCGGACGGTATTTAAACCTAACAGCAGCATTGAATTATTAAAGGTAAAATTGACAATGATAGGCAACTTTTATTTCTTTGGTTGTATTTCTCATATGCATTTACTCGGCTTGCCACCCCCAAAAAAGGACATGTGATACAATTAAAATTCGATAATAGAATAAGTTGaatttaaagcaattttaaaaaaaaagttatattggaatttaaatttaattaattcatgtaattatattttaagaaaaaattagtATTGATTACGTTTCTTCCAAAAGAAATATTCGGATCCATAGGGCGAAatcaaaaattttttttaggggaattggaaattaaattgtaatttttattatagtatgtaattttattattttaatagtgtatatatttataaattttaaataattaaattaaatttttatatttttaaggaaactaaagtataattttatatttattaatttaaattttaaaaattttaaagaaatttaataaaaaattttctattttaaagatTCGGATTACGGGtaatctacaaaaatagtcatttttgtttgcctcaggttatattttagtcacttatgtttaaaatgttacattttagtcacttatgttattattttgttacgaagtgatcactctaccgttaagttccgttatctctctaacAGTAATCATAGGTGGCAGTCTAACTAGATTTTAGGTGTCAACTTGAATttctaaatgggatgaaaataattttttaattaaaaaaattaattaattaaaatttttaaacctaaaccttaactaaaaaaattgtttatatccttttttaatttttcttccatCTCTTCTTTTTTCCAATggttttttttctcatttgactGGAAAAACCatttgatttcaactattttgatctaAATAATGGTTTTTCCAATCAAGtgaaaaaaaaaccattgaaaaaataagagatggaagaaaaattaaaaagaaaagatgaacagtttttttagttaaagtttatgtttgaaaatttaaattaattaattttttaattaaaaatttattttcatccaATTTAGAAATCTAAGTTGGCacctaaaatctagttggactgtcACGTAAGATGaccgttagagagataacggaacttaacggtaaagtgatcacttcgtaacaaaataataacataagtaactaaaatataacattttaaacataaacaattaaaatataacttgagacaaataaaaataattattttaatagattactATGCGGATTACCTGCCAGCCTCCCATAATTTCGTCCCCGTGGATGGATTATGTTTCGTTCAAAATGTCttcaaaattgaataataataataataataataagacgaactgattaatttgataattaactTTCTACCTTTCTAATGATGACAAGATGAGTCAGCAATAAACAGGTAATTAGTGACGCAATCAAGACCAGAAGAAGGATCTAGACACCTAAAACACAATAAGAGttgtattttattcaaaatgtttaaatttctatTAGATTATAGCATACtgcaaatgaaaaaaagaagatgtaactaacaaatatatttattgaaaaattatttaaaaattaaataatattttaattaaaatgataaaatttaaaataatgtgtttttggaATTTACATtgtaaaaacaaaaaagagataATTAGtaatttatcaactaaattaTTACCAACTGATGAGTAAAACTCACTTAATAAGGGGTTTATGAtagtaaatatatttaaaaaattaacaaaaattggTTAAGTATATATAAAGATTAGACATGTTTAAAGGTTGAGTTATCCACTAAAGCCCGAAGTTCAATTTGAAATTTATAAGGATTTGACATAAatataaaactcaaaaaataaaattggcAAAAAAAAGTAACtctatttaaaaattgaattaagcatttaaaacaAACTTGAGTCCAATTGAACTCATTTTCTAAGTTTGTAATTATTGTATTGTAttatattagttatatatatgtaatttatccatataaaaattaaatttataataatatacaatACTATAATGtgaacattaaaaaatatattaaattatctaatttaaaatttttaataaatgaaaagatatatgaaattattaaatattaaaataaaaaaatataaatattttttaaaaaataaaaaaatataactatttacaactataaatatttttaaacgtattttaaaatttcagataaatataaatttaatcaaatataaaatatattaaatccaACCCCACCAAAAGTGAAACTTAAATCGTTCTTCGGCAGATTCTTCAATCAATTAAGGATTTCAAAAGATATTATTTAACCAATATAAAAAGATGACAATTACAAGTGGCATAATTCCTATCAACGTAAAAAAATTATTGGAccaaatttaaacaataaaataaaggaaaataattgtCACCAACAACCTCTTCACCGATGACAAAAACATTATATTGTAGGTACAAAAGTAAGTAATAACgttttttatcttaattattaaaaaaatattcttttgggtcaattaatttatttttattataaaattattgactGAATTTATATTACAGGTTAATCAGAtactaaatcaattaaaaaatcgatatattctttttaaaatgataattaatattAGGAAAAAATTTTGATACACAGACAAAATTAAGGGTTGACAAATGTATTCCTATTTCGTACACTGCTTACGGAATACAAAAAGTACACTACCAATGCGCAAACTACtaattcttaatattattataataacacttttatgtaatatttaaataaaataattaaaactacaTATCAAATAATCAAACACTGTTTAATAagatttatatacattttttttaatgatttcacCTATAATCATTGTTGAATAAATTTTATACTACAAATTTTCGATACATTTAATTTCCTATTGTAATTTGATATCTCTATTTCTTGAAATGTGTCTtgaacttattttaattaatttgtcaaAAAAAATTTGGTGTGATTTATACTTTTAGAATACATGGCATATATATCTAGACATTTTTATGCAATTGGATAATTTGATGTGGTTTGTACTTTTAAAAAAGATGTTATATTTGTTGtcaaaatatatttgaatattgtcactttatttattttttaacaatcttATTATGGGTTTTAATCGTATATACTTTCTTTTTTAAGCAATGTTTAGCCACTCCCCAACCTACGTCCTCCTGCATTAGTAACAATGTCCTATACCAATCtaattaaaactcaatcggcACAAGTATCTAATTACtcgataaaattcataatttttttattacaactaaagaaatataattttaaaaataaaaagattaaattcgacaaaaatatataataaaggaatttttgatataatttaataaatataatatattacataTATCAGTGGATGTATTAATAGGATAGATCTCGTTATTTGATTGAAACCTAAATTAGATGGCATGGATTTGTGGTAAAATGGGACAATGGGTTGGAGCGGAAGGCAGCAATAAATGTCAacctctaattttattatttgctGCCATTATTGAAAATTAATGAATGGTTGGTGGGAGAGGATGGAGGGGACTTTTATGCTTTCTAATCTTGGTTATGGTTTCTACAAGTGGAGTGTTATTAATTGGCTGTGgttatattttaatgaattattgaGATTAAcgtgtttttttattaataattgtttcatctatttttaaggtttaACACATGGCCTCTTCTCAGTCTTTTGCTTGATTTAGTGGCTATTATCCTTTCTTACAAGCCACCACAAGATTATAAAAGAAAATCATTCAGTGGTATCCAAAATTATAGGCGGAATTTATGTATCCATCGACCTATGATTTGTAAACACTGATTTAtgtatttaatcataaagtcaAATCAGAATATGATCACCCTCTCCTTACAAAAACGATTTATTCAAGTGTGCAGCTCTTAGATTCATATGAACCATGAACTTAATTATCACTTCTGATGCTAAATTTATGTAGTCCATGACTTTACTTGTGGGATTGAATTGCAAttggtagttttttttttttcttgtacaGAAATATAGTAAAGAGGAAAGCTTTGCCATGGGATTGAATTGCAAGTTTCTAAAACAGTAGCATTATGTTCATTGATAACATGAAAGATGGAGGATTGACATCAGATTTAAAGACCAACTAAACTGCTCTGCATAACCAAAAAGAAAAACGTAAACAACATAATGGAGTCAGTATCATCTTCTTATTTTATGGCATATGAGATGTGGGTCAAAATGGAGGGGCCATTTTAGACATTAGGAGGCGGCCAAATCTTGTCAAGTAATTCCTCGACTCGATTCGCTTGATTAACGTATCCTTCAAGTCCAGCAGCCAGAAGCTGCATAGATGCAGGTCCCATAGCTGATGCAAGGCTTAATTGGTCCCACTTTGTGAGCTGAATGCAGAGAGAAATTATCAGTCAACAACTGTTTCATggttttcatttaaaaaaaaaaaaaggtgcttAATCTTGATGGCTTCGAGATCACGGTTGTAAAAAGGTACATGGTCTAATTCATAACCAAAATTGCAGCAAATAGCTGATGAAGGAGCAAAGATTGGATGTGGTTGCGGTGACCATGGTCCAATGAATGGCTGTGAAAATGGTGAAGGAAATCATACAAAGGACGTTTAAAAGAAGTTGCTCCAATCAAGGGATCATGAGTAACCAAATTTATACATAGAAATCACTATCTCAACATCGGAAGCCATGTCCATATCTATATGGGCTGTTTCATATTGTAAGACCATGAATGCAATGTCCTGGGGAAATCACTATATCAGCATCGGTTGCATTTTGTCATTATAATGTGCAGTGAGTTCCAGTTTCCATTTCCGTGGTTTTTTCGGTTTTGACAATTGAAAACATGGGAAAATAGCATACCTCTTCAGCAGTGAAATCGTGGTTGGCAGCAGACTGTGGGGAAAGCCTCCTAATGTAAGAGTACTTCTCATCAGGAGCAGTAATTGATTCTTTCAGCGACTGCAATATCTTCAACGGTGCAATGATATAATCAACCCTGAAGGAATAAACCATACCACAGGTTTAAGAACCAAAAAAGAAGATCAATATTTGATTCTTAATTTGTAAGATTTCCATTCAAATAGATAATGGTGACAGTTTAGAGTCATATGATACCCCAGCAAACTGAATAAATCCTGCTTGTTTCGAACTGCTGCAGCCATAAGCTTTGATTTATGTCCATATTTGTGAATGTAGTTATAAGCTTTTGTCACCTGCAACAACAAACAACAGTAGACCAATTTAAAACAACCTGTTGAATATACTACATAAAGTATAAAAAAGGAACACCTAGTTAATACAATTAAAAGAACAATCACTTATTTCCATTAGAAAGATCCTAAAAAGCTAAGTCTAAACTTCAATGTGCAACAGATAGACTGTAATTCACTTCAGAGATCACAAGAACCAATGTGGCTGCTCAAAGAAACAATTGTTCAAGTTGCAATATTCAGCTGAAAATATATAAACCACAAGAAGCTAAAAGCCTACACTTAGAAATCAATAGTTGTTTAACTAACCAGACCTAACCCGGGATCCTCTCCTCTTTGAATGGCAGCTTCAATCTCAGGGTCACCAGAATGATTGCGTGCCCAATCCTGACCAAAGACAAAATGTGTTTCAAGGTTTATAAAAGATCAAGGTCTACAGACGAATGTCACCAAAAGTTTTCGGGGGGGGGGGGATACCCTAACACGGCCAACAAAAATCTGAATAACAGAAGCACCAGCTTGGGCTGCAGCTGCAGCTTGAGCAAAGCTGAACCAACACACCATAAAAAAAGCAAcaattagaaaaagaaagaaatggaaaacatttgtttagaaatttcttaaacttttataATCAAGCAATATAAATTGTCAACATAATCATATACCTATAAACAAAAGTTAAATGTGTTTGTATACCCTCAGATTCAAGCAATCTTGAGGCTTCTATTCCCTGTATAACCAACAAGCAATAGCAAGAATCATTTAGCCTTTATGTACCGAGGCTATCAAAATCACTATCTTTAAAACCGAGTGTATACACAATTAATTGAGACACTTACTTGCCAAGTTGAAGGAATTTTAAACAATAAGCGCTCAGGTGGAACATCAATCTCATTATACAACTTCAGTAAGTCATGAACCTGCATATCCCAATAAGCTTTTAGCATCAGACAGCATATCCGAAATAAAAGGGAATAAACTACTATAAcatataaaaggaaaaagaagtgtGTTCAATACCAACAAAGTGAAAAGTTTTCAAAGGCGACTTCGCTCATCGTATAAACCATGTTCTATTGAGGAGCATAGTGATCCATATAATACTTATATTTATGTATAACAAATAAGTCTTTCACTACATTTCTTATTTCAAAAGCTAAGAGAATAACCTCTTGTCAACATAAGACAAAAATTCATGGGCAAGGAATAAATAGTTCATGTCATCAATGATAATATTCAATTAAAACTTTCAACATTGCTTCTTATGCATAAGACCTAATACAATTTTTGACAATGAAAATTGGCAATGGTTGTGATACCAAACAACAATCAATGGCAAAGAATAAAAATGGAGACATAAGAAGAGCCAGTACCCTCCTAATAATACCATGTGTATCATAAGCCAGACGTGCATCCACTTCAGTTGAAACTCGACCTGGAACTAGCTTTGCCAAGTCACCACCAACATTTACTAAAGCCTACACTTTATGAACAACCAAAAGTCAAACAAATTAATGATCTAATTCTAGTTTTCCCCCCTTCTTTGCCAATGCAAATGAATATTAGATAGCATAACACCAAAAATTCATGCATTATTACTTAATAATACAGAGTATAAGAATACAAACCTTGTTAAAGAAACAAGCCAACCTCAGTTCAGGATTGTCAAGCCTAGAACAAGTTGAATCCGCCAAGGCCAAATCCACAGCAttctaaaccaaaaataaaaacttaactaGTTAATTTGTTATACATATAAAAGATTttaagatataaatatatatatatattcatatgacAATGCTTACTCTAAAAATGGTATCTGGAAGGCTCAATATACCCAACAGCAGTGAAGAGCTAACAGTTGCAGCTGTTGGTGGAAACCTATATTCAATTTATTAGTATAAACAATTAGTCCTTTTAGAGTAAAACATTCATTAAGATAAAGCCCAAAATTCCAAAAACAAAACAATCTTTacttttcaaaatcatcaaagaTGACAGTGTCAGGAACTATCTCACTGAAAGTAGACACAGCATCCAATTCAGTTCTTAACCCTGAATTTTcccaaagaaaaaaaacaaattttaaaaacaacCCAGAAATTAAAAACCGAAGAAACAACTAAAATGGTTACAGATTCAACCAAAACGATCGAAAAGGAAAAGCAAGGTAGATAACCAGTGTCGAGAGAAGAAGAGAAGCCCGAGGAAGCACGAATAGCTGGAAAAGATGCGTTGAATTTGAAGAGTAGGCTGGAAGAAGGACACCCATTTGCAAATCCCAATCTTAATTTTGgtagagaagaagagagaaatgaTGAAGGCGAAGATTGCAAGGAGAGTGACATATTTTTTTCCTCTGTTTTCGTGCGTGAGAGAGAAAACAGGTGAAAGTTCTTTTTAAGTTCGTTGCCGGATATTTTTAAATGGATAAGAGTTTTGCCAGGATGTATGCATTTTAGATTTTTGTAAGCTGATGGCCCCTTCTTGTCTGAATTATCATCTTCCAAATATCGGGTTATTTGTTTAGTTGGATTAGTTGGATtcatattaaatttgattttgcttggattattaatagttaaatattgaatttaattataaaataattattttctcaCATCTAATTATGATGTTAAGTAGATATTTCAtctgaattaaaaagaaatttaaattttttttatatctgaTCTGTAACACTGCCTATTGTAATGTGAAATTAGAGGTATCTTATATCACACcttaatatacatataataatattcCCTATAACTTTACTACTAATATCTCATATGATTAAGTTACATCCTATCACATCCTAATAAGATTCTTAAtgacaaataaaatatatattaagaaaaCACATATCAAATTACTTATTTATAAACATCATCAGCACTATGTCAAAATCCTGTTAAAACCTTTTATATTCTCTCCAAGCTCTCCAAAATCACCACTAACAACTCTTAACACACCATGTGAACCGCCTCTCATCTCTAACTTCACATATTAtatcaacagtttctacaaatTTTGTTATATCCTTGTTGAATCACCCAACGTTAAAAGCTTAGTCTTTGGTCAAGCTTAGTCTCACCAGACGCCTAAACTGGACACTTAAACTCAGCCTTGCCAAGCAACACGTCACATGGAGTGGCTCCATGCAATCCTCTAAATATATGTATGTACGAATGTATATGAGAAAGAAAACATACCAGCATCTGTCAATCTATCAATCCCCTGGGCCTAATGGCATTTCGCTTAATCATCTCATTTCAACTCTAATAGTGCTCTTAGCGGATAGTGTGTCACCTTACCCTCTACATTTATAGAGTAGAGTAGACCTAGCGTTCTCTTCTAAACACAACAATAAAAGAACCATTTGTTATCACTCTACCGAAATTCCACCCGTGAACACTAT
This window of the Gossypium hirsutum isolate 1008001.06 chromosome A09, Gossypium_hirsutum_v2.1, whole genome shotgun sequence genome carries:
- the LOC107896510 gene encoding acid beta-fructofuranosidase gives rise to the protein MADINPLLPVSSSDGSSNLTGQATCRRPIKVVVSIFFGLLTLGLFAALLIRNNGPVDYVDVHENERGSLASTAFEKAENLKPVSRGPAAGVSEKSNWAFGGDLPDYPWNNSMLSWQRTAFHFQPEKNWMNDPNGPLFYKGWYHFFYQYNPNAPVWGDIVWGHAVSKDLIHWLHLPLAMVADQWYDKNGVWTGSATILHDGKIVMLYTGSTTEGVQVQNLAYPADQYDPLLVHWVKYPRNPVLVPPPGIGPNDFRDPTTAWLTSEGKWRITIGSKINKTGIALVYDTKDFINYEMLDGLLHAVPGTGMWECVDFFPVSETENNGLETSINGHGIKHVVKASLDDDRHDYYAIGTYNDRNGTWIPDRPNIDVGIGLRYDYGIYYAAKTFYDQNKKRRVLWGWIGESDSEAADVKKGWASVQSIPRTILFDKKTGTHLLQWPVEEIDSLRLKGKEFNQVRIQAGSVVPLDIDSATQLDIIAEFKIDSDALDKATGSSDASFDCVTSGGAAERGALGPFGLLVLADERLSEQTPVYFYMTKGSDGNLKTFFCNDQSRSSKASDVDKHIYGSLVPVLRGENLSIRILVDHSIIESFGQGGRTVITSRVYPTKAIHGAAKVFLFNNATELNVTASLKTWQMNSAFIQPYPNL
- the LOC107896514 gene encoding transaldolase-like; this translates as MSLSLQSSPSSFLSSSLPKLRLGFANGCPSSSLLFKFNASFPAIRASSGFSSSLDTGLRTELDAVSTFSEIVPDTVIFDDFEKFPPTAATVSSSLLLGILSLPDTIFRNAVDLALADSTCSRLDNPELRLACFFNKALVNVGGDLAKLVPGRVSTEVDARLAYDTHGIIRRVHDLLKLYNEIDVPPERLLFKIPSTWQGIEASRLLESEGIQTHLTFVYSFAQAAAAAQAGASVIQIFVGRVRDWARNHSGDPEIEAAIQRGEDPGLGLVTKAYNYIHKYGHKSKLMAAAVRNKQDLFSLLGVDYIIAPLKILQSLKESITAPDEKYSYIRRLSPQSAANHDFTAEELTKWDQLSLASAMGPASMQLLAAGLEGYVNQANRVEELLDKIWPPPNV